The Chryseobacterium shigense genome segment TTTTCCAGTGTATCATCAACTTCCAGATCATGGAGAATAGAGAAGGAGTTTTCCATTTTTTAGATTTTAAATATTTTTTTCTTTGGCTGATTGTTAATCAAACTGTATTCAACACTATTTTATGGCTCCTGGTTTTCCTAAAATTCTTCTGAGATAGCCCAGCTGCCCGCTGTGATAAATTTCGTGGAGACAAAATATAGCTATGTCATTAATCGTTTCGGGGTTAAAACTTTCGATGGTTATCAGTTTTGCTTCCAGTTTATCCTGAGATTGCTGCAGGTAAGATTTTAACTCTTCAAAAGTAACCAGTTCATCTTTTCTTTCCAGTGGAAGTGCGCCTCTGTTGTAGCAGGAAAATTTTTCGTTATCCCAGACAGATTCTTCACCTAGCGTATTCAGAAATGCATTTCTTATGTAGATGAGATGTCCCAGAATCCAGTTCATACAATTGGCTTCACCGTTCGGAAAGACCATCGATTCTTCATGGGTAATACCTTCGATATTCATTGAAATAACCTTATAGTTACTGAATACCTGAACTTTCACGATCTCAATATCGTTTGATTTTGTTTCCATGACTGTAGATTTTTATTCTTATCTGTTGTTGATATTACAGATAAGGCAGATTTTATTACAGGAAATAAGCAATTAGAATTCCGCAGGCATCTGGGAAATATCCGCAAATGTAATATTCCAGCCGTGCCCGTCTATATCCCAGAAAGAATTCTGGTACATCCATCCGTAGTCCTGAGGATCTTCATGTTGCGAAGCTCCGTTTGCAAGAGCGGTATTTACTACCTGATCCACTTCTTCGCGGCTGTTCAGACCAATGGCAACAAGAACCTGTGTGGTATCTCCTTTCGGAACCGGTCTTTCGGAAAAGGTCTGGAAATATTCTTCTGTAAGAAACATCACGTAGATGCTGTCTTCTTTCATCACTACGCAGGTTGCTTTATCATCTGAAAACTGTTCATTGATTGAAAATCCCAGTTTGGTCCAGAATTCTTTTGTTTTCTGTACATTCTTTACCGGAAGGTTGACGTAAATTTGATTGGCTTTCATAATTGTAATTATTTTGTGTTAAACTTTTAACCAAAATTACCAAGCCTTTGCGAAAATCAACTTGCCATAGGACAAGATTTAATTTTTCTTCGGATGAGAAACAATTTCTTTACGGATACGGCTCAAAGAAGTATCTGTAACCCCAAGATAGGAAGCAATCTGTTTGAGAGGGGCAAATTGCACAACCTGTGATTTCTGCTCCAAAAGGTTAAGGTAACGCTTAGTAGCGGAAAGGGTAAACATTTCTACGGAACGCTGTTTGTAGGCAAAAAGCTCTTTTGACATCCAGGCTCTTCCCCATTCTCTGAGATTGGGTATTTTGTGGAACAGTTCCTGAAATGTTTCAAAATCAAATCTCCAGCATTCACAGTCCGTAATGCAGACAATATTTTCCTGGGACGGAATTCTCTGAAAAAGTGACAAAACTTCAATAATGATCTCGTTATCTGCAAAGAAATGGGTAGTTACTTCATTTCCGCTAAAATCATTAACATATGAACGAGCCAGGCCTTTCTCCAGAATATAGTATTCATTAGCTGTTTTTCCTTCTTCAAGAATAATATCTCCTTTCTGAAAGGATACTTTTTCGTGAGCCTGAAATATTTCATCAAGCTCTTCATCGAGGAAAAAAGGGAAATCATAACAGATTTCCAAGGCTTTACTGTTCATTGAATACGTGTTTTTTAAGGCTTTAAAAATATAATTTTTAATTGAATCCCGGATAAAAAAAATTAAACAAATTGATATAATACTCTAAGAAATTCTTATTTAAGTATATTATTTATGGTTGTTTTTATTTTTTCTAAATAGTTAAACAGTGTTGTTTGAACCACCCCGTCAAATCTTTGATTTGCCACCCCTCCGGAGGAGGGGAATTACCATCTATTCAAAAGTAGAGGTTATAATACTTTATGACTTGAAAGAATCAGGCTCTTATAGTTTC includes the following:
- a CDS encoding VOC family protein; the protein is MKANQIYVNLPVKNVQKTKEFWTKLGFSINEQFSDDKATCVVMKEDSIYVMFLTEEYFQTFSERPVPKGDTTQVLVAIGLNSREEVDQVVNTALANGASQHEDPQDYGWMYQNSFWDIDGHGWNITFADISQMPAEF
- a CDS encoding Crp/Fnr family transcriptional regulator, which produces MNSKALEICYDFPFFLDEELDEIFQAHEKVSFQKGDIILEEGKTANEYYILEKGLARSYVNDFSGNEVTTHFFADNEIIIEVLSLFQRIPSQENIVCITDCECWRFDFETFQELFHKIPNLREWGRAWMSKELFAYKQRSVEMFTLSATKRYLNLLEQKSQVVQFAPLKQIASYLGVTDTSLSRIRKEIVSHPKKN